The following proteins come from a genomic window of Streptomyces sp. NBC_00539:
- a CDS encoding ABC transporter ATP-binding protein translates to MAALLEVRDLCVTFTTPRGPVRAVDSLGFTVEAGRTLGIVGESGSGKSVTSLAVMGLHREAEIGGSVALEGQELTGLSERELSRLRGRKMAMIFQDPLSSLHPYYTVGEQIAEHFRVHFKAGRAAARKRAVDMLGEVGIPEPARRAGEYPHQFSGGMRQRAMIAMALACEPDLLIADEPTTALDVTVQAQILELIARLQQDRGLGVVMITHDLGVVARVAHEVLVMYGGRAAEQAPVDQLFAEPAHPYTRGLLDSLPRLDDADDAPLRAIPGSPPSLLTPAPGCAFAPRCPKAAARCTAERPELEPYGEGPARTVACHFAGAGAPAEVTR, encoded by the coding sequence ATGGCCGCTCTCCTTGAAGTACGCGACCTGTGCGTCACCTTCACCACCCCGCGCGGGCCGGTACGCGCCGTCGACTCGCTCGGATTCACCGTCGAGGCCGGGCGCACCCTCGGCATCGTGGGGGAATCCGGCTCCGGAAAGTCCGTCACCTCGCTCGCCGTCATGGGCCTGCACCGGGAGGCCGAGATCGGCGGGTCCGTCGCCCTCGAGGGGCAGGAACTCACCGGCCTGTCCGAGCGGGAGCTGTCCCGGCTGCGCGGCCGCAAGATGGCCATGATCTTCCAGGACCCGCTGTCCAGCCTGCACCCCTACTACACCGTCGGCGAGCAGATCGCCGAGCACTTCCGGGTGCACTTCAAAGCCGGCCGCGCCGCCGCCCGCAAGCGGGCCGTCGACATGCTCGGCGAGGTCGGCATCCCGGAACCCGCCCGCCGGGCGGGGGAGTACCCGCACCAGTTCTCCGGCGGCATGCGGCAGCGCGCGATGATCGCGATGGCTCTGGCCTGCGAACCGGACCTGCTGATCGCCGACGAGCCCACCACCGCCCTCGACGTCACCGTGCAGGCCCAGATCCTGGAGCTGATCGCCCGCCTCCAGCAGGACCGCGGACTCGGAGTCGTGATGATCACCCACGACCTCGGCGTGGTGGCCCGGGTCGCCCACGAGGTGCTGGTCATGTACGGCGGCCGGGCCGCGGAACAGGCGCCCGTCGACCAGCTCTTCGCCGAGCCGGCCCACCCGTACACCCGGGGCCTGCTGGACTCCCTGCCCCGGCTCGACGACGCCGATGACGCACCCCTGCGGGCCATCCCCGGCTCGCCGCCGTCCCTCCTGACCCCCGCTCCCGGATGTGCCTTCGCCCCGCGCTGCCCCAAGGCGGCGGCGCGCTGCACCGCTGAACGCCCGGAGCTCGAACCGTACGGGGAAGGGCCCGCGCGCACCGTCGCCTGCCACTTCGCCGGAGCCGGAGCCCCGGCAGAGGTGACCCGATGA
- a CDS encoding ABC transporter permease codes for MILYLIRRLLALAGVLLAIAAVTFLIFYVLPSDPAAAACGKTCSPERLADVRQYLGLDLPLWRQFLDFLSGIFTGRTLGTGQYAVQCDFPCLGYSYENALPVWDLLMNRLPVSASLALGAAVLWLLLGLGAGVTATLRKDTATDKALMVGAVAAASLPVYFTSVMLIYGVIRVAGLLPYPSYHSFGDDPLGWASNLLLPWTALALLYAAMYARQSRGSMIEAMAEPYIRTARAKGMPERTVVVKHGLRSGMTPILTIFGMDLGGLLAGAVITESIFGLPGIGRLFYGALVSADQPVVLGVTLLAAFFIVVANLVVDLLYAVIDPRVRY; via the coding sequence GTGATCCTCTACCTGATCCGCCGGCTGCTCGCCCTGGCCGGCGTGCTCCTCGCCATCGCCGCCGTCACCTTCCTCATCTTCTACGTCCTGCCCTCCGACCCCGCCGCGGCCGCCTGCGGCAAGACCTGCAGTCCCGAACGGCTCGCCGACGTACGGCAGTACCTCGGCCTCGACCTGCCCCTGTGGCGGCAGTTCCTCGACTTCCTGAGCGGCATCTTCACCGGCCGCACCCTCGGCACCGGCCAGTACGCCGTCCAGTGCGACTTCCCGTGCCTGGGTTACTCGTACGAGAACGCCCTGCCCGTCTGGGACCTCCTCATGAACCGCCTGCCGGTCTCGGCGTCCCTCGCCCTGGGCGCCGCCGTGCTGTGGCTGCTGCTCGGCCTCGGCGCCGGGGTCACGGCCACGCTGCGCAAGGACACCGCCACCGACAAGGCGCTCATGGTCGGTGCCGTCGCCGCGGCTTCGCTGCCGGTGTACTTCACCTCCGTGATGCTGATCTACGGAGTCATCCGCGTCGCCGGACTGCTGCCCTACCCCTCCTACCACTCCTTCGGCGACGACCCGCTCGGCTGGGCCTCCAACCTGCTGCTGCCCTGGACCGCACTCGCACTGCTGTACGCCGCCATGTACGCCCGCCAGAGCCGCGGTTCGATGATCGAGGCGATGGCAGAGCCGTACATCCGTACCGCCCGCGCCAAGGGCATGCCCGAACGCACCGTCGTGGTCAAGCACGGGCTGCGCTCCGGGATGACCCCGATCCTGACCATCTTCGGCATGGACCTCGGAGGGTTGCTCGCCGGCGCCGTCATCACCGAGTCCATCTTCGGACTGCCGGGCATCGGCCGGCTGTTCTACGGTGCGCTCGTCAGCGCCGACCAGCCGGTGGTGCTCGGCGTCACGCTGCTCGCCGCTTTCTTCATCGTCGTCGCCAACCTCGTCGTCGACCTCCTGTACGCCGTCATCGACCCGAGGGTGAGGTACTGA
- a CDS encoding ABC transporter permease, whose translation MTTTAPGADGRTPAAPAPGGAPQPDAVKDAPPAPATGSSPWQLARRELRRRPAVRVSLCVVLLFVLMALTAPWLGALGGWAPDEFDKTAIDPYLGGQPLGTLGGISPAHWLGVEPVSGRDLFSRVVSGAQVSLLIAFAATAIVVVTGTAAGIAAGYFGGRTDAVLSRLMDLTMSFPSLIFMIAMLSVAKDVNRIVLMTAVIGLFGWPGVARVVRGQTLSLKHREYVDAARVGGSGAWRILTRDILPGVSGPVIAYTTLLIPGMISTEAALSYLGVGVRPPTPSWGQMIAESVAYYETDPMYFVIPSVFLFLAVLAFTLLGDALRDILDPRGGRT comes from the coding sequence ATGACCACCACCGCACCCGGGGCCGACGGCCGGACGCCGGCGGCCCCGGCTCCCGGCGGGGCGCCGCAGCCCGACGCCGTCAAGGACGCTCCCCCGGCGCCGGCCACCGGCAGCAGCCCCTGGCAGCTCGCCCGGCGGGAACTGCGCCGCCGCCCCGCCGTCCGCGTCAGTCTCTGCGTCGTCCTCCTCTTCGTCCTGATGGCCCTCACCGCCCCCTGGCTGGGCGCTCTCGGCGGCTGGGCCCCGGACGAGTTCGACAAGACCGCCATCGACCCCTACCTCGGCGGCCAGCCACTGGGCACACTCGGCGGGATCAGTCCGGCCCACTGGCTCGGCGTCGAACCCGTCAGCGGCCGCGACCTGTTCTCCCGCGTCGTGAGCGGCGCCCAGGTCTCCCTCCTCATCGCCTTCGCCGCCACCGCGATCGTGGTGGTCACCGGCACGGCCGCCGGAATCGCCGCGGGCTACTTCGGCGGGCGCACCGACGCGGTGCTCTCCCGGCTGATGGACCTGACCATGTCCTTCCCCTCGCTCATCTTCATGATCGCGATGCTGTCGGTGGCCAAGGACGTCAACCGCATCGTGCTCATGACGGCCGTGATCGGCCTGTTCGGCTGGCCGGGCGTCGCCCGCGTCGTCCGGGGCCAGACCCTCTCCCTCAAACACCGCGAATACGTCGACGCCGCCCGCGTCGGCGGCTCCGGGGCCTGGCGGATCCTGACCCGCGACATCCTCCCCGGCGTCTCGGGCCCGGTCATCGCCTACACCACCCTGCTGATCCCCGGCATGATCAGCACCGAGGCCGCGCTCAGCTACCTCGGCGTCGGCGTCCGCCCGCCCACCCCGTCCTGGGGCCAGATGATCGCGGAATCCGTCGCCTACTACGAGACGGACCCCATGTACTTCGTCATCCCGAGCGTCTTCCTCTTCCTGGCGGTACTCGCCTTCACCCTCCTCGGCGACGCCCTGCGCGACATCCTCGACCCGAGGGGCGGCCGCACGTGA
- a CDS encoding ABC transporter substrate-binding protein: MTKRTQLALATALVAALALGASGCSDTKKGSAGGSGAPNPAAGNDGKVLGGTPVKGGTLTVLSNQDFSHLDPARNWVMPAMDFGTRLLYRTLVTFKSEPGKAGSELVPDLATDLGTPSDGGKTWTFTLKEGVKYEDGSPVKAQDIKYNVERSFAPDLTGGPDYAAQYLAGTEGYKGPLQGQHLDSVKTPDDRTIVFQLKRPVAEFSATATLPTFAPVPQSQEKGTQYDARPFSSGPYKIESYDRDKKLVLVRNEHWDAKTDTVRKAYPDKFVVVMGLKGGQIDDRIIAGTGPDASAIEYSNMRPESAPKVLPKADVKARLLAESQGCTEMLHLNNSRAPFNDPKVREAMQYAVDKESVITAGGGPALNEVATAYLPPALTGGKQADTLKIAPTGDPDKAKDLLKAAGKDKLKVSLAVSTGDKGKAEALQQGLARVGIEVVIDTVDPGAYYDVIGDLSTTPDMTLTGWCPDYPSGSTWMPFVFDGRTIKEKGNQGNYSQFRDEATMKRIDEINAMSDAKQAAQAWVDLDAEVMKKAPSVPVLLERKPLLVGPNIAGAFGHPVWTGTVDYATVGLKDPSKSQG, translated from the coding sequence ATGACCAAGCGCACCCAACTCGCCCTCGCCACCGCCTTGGTGGCAGCCCTCGCCCTCGGCGCCTCGGGCTGCTCCGACACCAAGAAGGGCTCGGCCGGCGGCTCGGGTGCCCCCAACCCCGCCGCCGGCAACGACGGCAAGGTCCTCGGCGGGACCCCGGTCAAGGGCGGCACCCTCACCGTCCTGTCCAACCAGGACTTCTCCCACCTCGACCCGGCCCGCAACTGGGTGATGCCGGCCATGGACTTCGGCACCCGGCTCCTCTACCGCACGCTCGTCACCTTCAAGTCCGAGCCCGGCAAGGCGGGCAGCGAACTCGTCCCCGACCTCGCCACCGACCTCGGCACCCCCTCCGACGGCGGCAAGACCTGGACCTTCACCCTCAAGGAGGGCGTGAAGTACGAGGACGGCTCGCCCGTCAAGGCCCAGGACATCAAGTACAACGTCGAGCGCTCCTTCGCCCCCGACCTCACCGGCGGCCCCGACTACGCCGCCCAGTACCTCGCGGGCACCGAGGGGTACAAGGGGCCGCTCCAGGGGCAGCACCTCGACTCCGTCAAGACCCCCGACGACCGCACGATCGTCTTCCAGCTCAAGCGCCCCGTCGCCGAGTTCTCCGCCACCGCCACCCTGCCCACCTTCGCTCCCGTCCCCCAGTCCCAGGAGAAGGGCACGCAGTACGACGCCCGCCCGTTCTCCTCGGGCCCGTACAAGATCGAGTCGTACGACCGCGACAAGAAGCTCGTCCTGGTCCGCAACGAGCACTGGGACGCCAAGACCGACACCGTCAGAAAGGCCTACCCCGACAAGTTCGTGGTCGTCATGGGCCTCAAGGGCGGTCAGATCGACGACCGGATCATCGCCGGCACGGGCCCGGACGCGTCCGCGATCGAGTACTCGAACATGCGCCCCGAAAGCGCGCCCAAGGTGCTGCCCAAGGCGGACGTCAAGGCCCGCCTCCTCGCCGAGTCCCAGGGTTGTACCGAGATGCTCCACCTGAACAACTCCCGCGCCCCCTTCAACGACCCGAAGGTCCGCGAGGCCATGCAGTACGCCGTCGACAAGGAATCCGTGATCACCGCGGGCGGCGGCCCCGCCCTCAACGAGGTCGCCACCGCCTACCTGCCCCCGGCCCTCACCGGGGGCAAGCAGGCCGACACCCTCAAGATCGCCCCGACCGGCGACCCGGACAAGGCCAAGGACCTGCTCAAGGCCGCCGGAAAGGACAAGCTGAAGGTCTCCCTCGCCGTCTCCACCGGCGACAAGGGCAAGGCCGAGGCCCTCCAGCAGGGCCTGGCCCGCGTCGGCATCGAGGTCGTCATCGACACCGTCGACCCGGGCGCCTACTACGACGTCATCGGCGACCTGTCCACCACCCCCGACATGACCCTCACCGGCTGGTGCCCCGACTACCCCTCCGGCTCGACCTGGATGCCCTTCGTGTTCGACGGACGCACCATCAAGGAGAAGGGAAACCAGGGCAACTACAGCCAGTTCCGCGACGAGGCGACCATGAAGCGGATCGACGAGATCAACGCCATGTCCGACGCCAAGCAGGCCGCGCAGGCCTGGGTGGACCTCGACGCGGAGGTCATGAAGAAGGCCCCCTCCGTCCCGGTCCTGCTGGAGCGCAAGCCGCTGCTGGTCGGCCCCAACATCGCGGGTGCCTTCGGCCACCCCGTGTGGACGGGCACCGTCGACTACGCGACCGTCGGCCTCAAGGACCCCTCGAAGAGCCAGGGCTGA
- a CDS encoding GntR family transcriptional regulator yields the protein MGDLKQHSLIKAQERLRDQVGHALRAALIAGELRPGSVYSAPGLAAELGVSATPVREAMLDLAREGLVEPVRNKGFRITEVSERDLDQYTELRTMIEVPTIGRITEVATPEQLEALRPIAEEIVASAREHNLIGYLEADRRFHLSLLALSGNDRLVETVGDLRKRSRLYGLTGLDEAGKLVSSAEEHIELLDLMISGDSAAAEACMVRHLGHVRSLWAQGRDEPVGRPPGGLGSGV from the coding sequence ATGGGTGACCTGAAGCAGCACAGTCTCATCAAGGCCCAGGAACGGCTCCGTGACCAGGTCGGTCACGCCCTCCGAGCAGCCCTGATAGCGGGCGAGCTGCGTCCCGGGAGCGTCTACTCGGCCCCCGGTCTGGCGGCCGAACTCGGCGTGTCGGCCACCCCGGTGCGAGAGGCCATGCTCGACCTGGCCCGCGAAGGGCTGGTCGAACCCGTCCGCAACAAGGGCTTCCGGATCACCGAGGTCAGCGAGCGGGACCTCGACCAGTACACCGAACTGCGCACGATGATCGAGGTGCCGACGATCGGCCGGATCACCGAAGTCGCGACCCCCGAGCAGTTGGAGGCCCTGCGCCCCATCGCGGAGGAGATCGTCGCCAGCGCCCGTGAGCACAACCTGATCGGCTACCTGGAGGCGGACCGCCGTTTCCACCTCAGTCTGCTGGCGCTCTCGGGGAACGACCGGCTCGTCGAGACGGTCGGCGACCTGCGCAAGCGCTCCCGGCTCTACGGCCTGACGGGCCTGGACGAAGCCGGCAAGCTGGTCTCCTCGGCGGAGGAACACATCGAGCTGCTCGACCTGATGATCAGCGGCGATTCGGCGGCGGCCGAGGCGTGCATGGTCCGCCACCTCGGTCACGTCCGCTCGCTGTGGGCGCAGGGGCGGGACGAGCCCGTCGGCCGGCCCCCGGGCGGGCTGGGCTCGGGCGTCTGA
- a CDS encoding ornithine cyclodeaminase family protein, which translates to MAGLLTPAEAADALAGVLRAGLDPEGCPQRTAVPVPGGELLLMPAAAGAYAGVKIAGVAPGNAALGLPRITGSYLLLDGPTLRPVALLDGAALTALRTPAVSALALRHLTPRDRPLALVVFGAGPQAYGHLEALLAERELAGVTVVARAPDRAERLAAHARALGLAARTGGPEDVSGADVVLCCTTARTPLFDGRLVRPGATVVAVGSHEPDARETDTALVRRSAVYVESRAVALREAGDLLIPEAEGAIGPGHITGTLADLVAGRHPAPGRQNGPRLFKSVGMAWEDLAVAVALFQRTGTGRAT; encoded by the coding sequence ATGGCGGGGCTGCTCACCCCCGCCGAGGCAGCCGACGCCCTGGCCGGGGTCCTGCGCGCCGGCCTGGACCCGGAGGGGTGCCCGCAGCGCACCGCGGTGCCCGTGCCCGGCGGGGAGCTGCTGCTGATGCCGGCCGCGGCGGGCGCGTACGCCGGGGTGAAGATCGCGGGAGTCGCGCCGGGCAACGCCGCGCTCGGGCTGCCCCGGATCACCGGCTCCTACCTCCTGCTGGACGGCCCCACCCTGCGCCCCGTCGCCCTGCTCGACGGCGCCGCGCTCACCGCCCTGCGCACCCCGGCCGTGTCGGCCCTGGCCCTGCGCCACCTGACGCCGCGGGACCGGCCGCTCGCGCTGGTCGTCTTCGGGGCGGGACCGCAGGCGTACGGGCACCTCGAAGCCCTGCTCGCGGAACGGGAGTTGGCCGGGGTGACGGTCGTCGCCCGGGCCCCGGACCGCGCCGAACGGCTCGCGGCGCACGCGCGGGCCCTGGGACTCGCCGCCCGGACCGGTGGCCCCGAGGACGTGTCCGGGGCCGATGTGGTGCTCTGCTGCACCACGGCCCGTACCCCGTTGTTCGACGGGCGGCTGGTCCGACCCGGGGCGACGGTCGTCGCGGTCGGCTCGCACGAACCGGACGCCCGGGAGACCGACACCGCTCTGGTGCGCCGCTCGGCGGTGTACGTGGAGTCGCGCGCGGTGGCCCTGCGCGAGGCGGGGGACCTGCTGATCCCGGAGGCGGAGGGGGCGATCGGCCCCGGTCACATCACCGGTACCCTCGCCGACCTCGTCGCCGGCCGCCATCCGGCGCCGGGAAGACAAAATGGTCCGCGGCTCTTCAAGAGCGTGGGCATGGCCTGGGAGGATCTGGCCGTGGCGGTCGCACTGTTCCAGAGGACGGGGACCGGCAGAGCAACGTGA
- a CDS encoding proline racemase family protein, translating into MTADPAAVRATAPTTVRTTDYHAAGEPFRIVDTACAGMPAVPGDTVAERCATAIGPGGSPTAPRRGALDDLRRLLVQEPRGHAGMYGGFVVPPDDDGAHFGVLFWHKDGYSTACGHGTMALGAWAVESGRVPAPDDGSVQVRIDVPSGRVTATVHRSGGRSTGVTYRGVPARVGARKVPVATTLGLAEADIAHAGACYASVPARDLGLEVSTAALPSLVRAGQEIRAALATHPGTWHPGGPLLSGVYGVILYEELPDTPFGPHQRNVTVFADGQTDRSPCGSGTSARLALLAQDGRLGAGEDLLHESVVGTVFTGRVVGGDADDLVTEVTGTAYRTGEHAFTVDPYDELGAGFLL; encoded by the coding sequence GTGACCGCCGACCCGGCCGCGGTCCGTGCGACCGCCCCCACCACCGTCCGCACCACCGACTACCACGCGGCCGGCGAACCCTTCCGCATCGTCGACACCGCCTGCGCGGGGATGCCGGCCGTACCCGGTGACACGGTCGCCGAGCGCTGCGCCACCGCCATCGGGCCCGGCGGCTCCCCGACGGCCCCGCGCCGCGGCGCCCTGGACGACCTGCGGCGGCTCCTGGTGCAGGAGCCCCGCGGGCACGCCGGCATGTACGGCGGGTTCGTCGTGCCGCCCGACGACGACGGGGCCCACTTCGGGGTGCTGTTCTGGCACAAGGACGGCTACTCCACCGCCTGCGGCCACGGCACCATGGCCCTCGGCGCCTGGGCCGTGGAGTCCGGCCGGGTCCCGGCCCCGGACGACGGCAGCGTCCAGGTCCGCATCGACGTGCCGTCCGGGCGGGTCACCGCCACCGTGCACCGCTCCGGCGGCCGCTCCACGGGGGTGACCTACCGGGGCGTCCCGGCCCGGGTCGGCGCCCGCAAGGTGCCGGTCGCGACCACGCTCGGCCTGGCCGAAGCCGACATCGCGCACGCCGGGGCCTGCTACGCCTCGGTCCCGGCCCGGGACCTCGGGCTGGAGGTCTCCACCGCCGCGCTGCCCTCGCTGGTGCGCGCCGGCCAGGAGATCCGGGCGGCGCTGGCCACGCACCCGGGTACCTGGCACCCTGGCGGCCCGCTGCTCTCCGGCGTGTACGGGGTGATCCTCTACGAGGAACTCCCCGACACCCCCTTCGGACCGCACCAGCGCAACGTGACGGTCTTCGCCGACGGGCAGACCGACCGCTCGCCCTGCGGCTCCGGTACCTCCGCGCGGCTCGCACTGCTCGCGCAGGACGGGCGGCTGGGTGCGGGGGAGGACCTGCTGCACGAGTCGGTCGTCGGCACGGTCTTCACCGGCCGGGTCGTGGGCGGGGACGCGGACGACCTGGTCACGGAGGTCACGGGGACGGCCTACCGCACCGGTGAACACGCCTTCACCGTCGACCCGTACGACGAGCTCGGCGCCGGGTTCCTGCTGTGA
- a CDS encoding proline racemase family protein, translated as MRTRHIYHAVDSHTEGMPTRVITGGIGVIPGDTMADKRLHFIEHMDHVRTLLMYEPRGHSAMSGAVLQPPTRPDADFGVLYIEVSGLLPMCGHGTIGVATVLVETGLVPAVEPVTTVRLDTPAGLVSVDVRVEGGSATAVTLTNVASYCAGLDLKVEVPGYGTVSYDLAYGGNFYAFVDLDALGLPFDRARKDDLLAAGLAVMGAVNASADRPVHREDPAIAGVKHVYLAAPGSDARRSRHAMAIHPGWFDRSPCGTGTSARMAQLHARGLLPLGTDFVNESFIGTEFTGRLVAQTTVGGLPAVIPTVTGRAWITGTAQYFLDPADPFPGGFLL; from the coding sequence ATGCGCACGCGCCACATCTACCATGCGGTGGATTCGCACACCGAGGGCATGCCGACCCGCGTGATCACCGGGGGAATCGGGGTCATCCCCGGCGACACCATGGCCGACAAGCGGCTCCACTTCATCGAGCACATGGACCACGTCCGGACCCTGCTCATGTACGAACCGCGCGGCCACTCCGCGATGAGCGGCGCCGTCCTCCAGCCCCCCACCCGCCCCGACGCCGACTTCGGCGTGCTCTACATCGAGGTGTCGGGCCTGCTGCCCATGTGCGGGCACGGCACCATCGGGGTGGCCACCGTCCTGGTCGAGACCGGCCTGGTCCCGGCCGTGGAACCGGTGACCACGGTCCGGCTCGACACCCCGGCCGGCCTGGTGAGCGTGGACGTCCGGGTCGAGGGCGGATCGGCCACCGCCGTCACGCTCACCAACGTCGCCTCGTACTGTGCGGGGCTCGACCTGAAGGTGGAGGTCCCGGGCTACGGCACGGTGAGCTACGACCTGGCCTACGGCGGCAACTTCTACGCCTTCGTCGACCTCGACGCCCTCGGCCTCCCCTTCGACAGGGCCCGCAAGGACGACCTCCTGGCGGCCGGACTCGCCGTCATGGGGGCCGTCAACGCCTCCGCCGACCGGCCCGTCCACCGCGAGGACCCCGCCATCGCCGGGGTCAAGCACGTCTACCTCGCGGCCCCCGGCTCGGACGCCCGCCGCTCCCGGCACGCCATGGCGATCCACCCCGGCTGGTTCGACCGCTCGCCCTGCGGTACGGGCACCAGCGCGCGGATGGCCCAGCTGCACGCCCGGGGGCTGCTGCCGCTCGGCACCGACTTCGTCAACGAGTCCTTCATCGGTACCGAGTTCACCGGCCGGCTCGTGGCGCAGACCACGGTGGGCGGCCTCCCCGCGGTGATCCCCACGGTCACCGGGCGGGCCTGGATCACCGGCACGGCCCAGTACTTCCTGGACCCCGCCGACCCGTTCCCCGGAGGTTTCCTGCTGTGA
- a CDS encoding dihydrodipicolinate synthase family protein → MTHAHTPAPAQPRNRPWHGIMVATALPLREDLAVDYDAYAEHVAWLIANGCDGVVPNGSLGEYQTLTDEERARVVRTAVEAAGDGSRVMPGVAAYGSAEARRWAEQAAEAGAGSVLLLPPNAFRADEDAVRAHYAEVARAGLPVVAYNNPIDTKVDLTPGLLARLHSDGSIVAVKEFSGDVRRAYEIAELAPGLDLLIGADDVLLELALAGAVGWIAGYPNALPQSCATLYRAAVAGDLATALPLYKSLHSLLRWDSKTEFVQAIKLSMDLAGRPGGATRPPRFPLTGEIEAAVRAATEKALAEGLN, encoded by the coding sequence ATGACCCACGCGCACACCCCCGCGCCCGCCCAGCCCCGCAACCGCCCCTGGCACGGCATCATGGTCGCCACCGCGCTGCCGCTGCGCGAAGACCTCGCCGTCGACTACGACGCCTACGCCGAGCACGTGGCCTGGCTGATCGCCAACGGGTGCGACGGCGTCGTCCCCAACGGCTCCCTCGGCGAGTACCAGACCCTCACCGACGAGGAGCGGGCCCGGGTCGTCCGCACCGCCGTCGAGGCGGCCGGCGACGGCAGCCGCGTCATGCCCGGGGTCGCCGCCTACGGCAGCGCCGAAGCGCGCCGCTGGGCCGAACAGGCGGCGGAGGCCGGAGCGGGATCCGTCCTGCTGCTGCCCCCCAACGCGTTCCGCGCCGACGAGGACGCCGTCCGCGCCCACTACGCCGAGGTGGCGCGGGCGGGCCTGCCCGTCGTCGCGTACAACAACCCCATCGACACCAAGGTGGACCTGACGCCCGGGCTCCTGGCCCGGCTGCACTCCGACGGCAGCATCGTCGCCGTCAAGGAGTTCAGCGGAGACGTGCGGCGCGCCTACGAGATCGCCGAGCTCGCGCCCGGACTCGACCTGCTGATCGGCGCGGACGACGTACTCCTCGAACTCGCCCTCGCGGGCGCCGTCGGCTGGATCGCCGGCTACCCCAACGCCCTCCCGCAGTCCTGCGCCACCCTGTACCGGGCCGCCGTCGCCGGCGACCTCGCCACCGCGCTGCCGCTCTACAAGTCCCTGCACTCGCTGCTGCGCTGGGACTCCAAGACCGAGTTCGTGCAGGCCATCAAGCTCTCCATGGACCTGGCCGGCCGTCCCGGCGGCGCCACCCGCCCGCCGCGCTTCCCGCTCACCGGCGAGATCGAGGCGGCCGTCCGCGCCGCCACCGAAAAGGCCCTCGCCGAGGGCCTCAACTAG